The proteins below come from a single Scatophagus argus isolate fScaArg1 chromosome 15, fScaArg1.pri, whole genome shotgun sequence genomic window:
- the fcf1 gene encoding rRNA-processing protein FCF1 homolog has translation MGKQKTKKFAVMKRMINLKDQRIKEKDRAKAKEKKKKDPSELKVTEVPKYPSCMFFQYNTQLGPPYHILVDTNFINFSIKAKLDIVQSMMDCLYAKCIPYITDCVMAEIEKLGMKYRVALRIAKDPRFEHLPCTHKGTYADDCLVQRVTQHKCYILATVDRDLKRRVRKIPGVPIMYISNHRYNIERMPDDYGAPRF, from the exons atg gggaagcagaaaacaaagaagttTGCTGTAATGAAGAGAATGATTAATCTGAAAGACCAAAGAAT aaaagaaaaagaccgcgctaaagcaaaagagaaaaagaagaaagatccTTCAGAGCTTAAGGTGACAGAAGT ACCAAAGTACCCATCGTGCATGTTCTTCCAGTACAACACTCAGCTTGGTCCGCCATACCACATTTTAGTCGACACCAATTTCATCAACTTTTCCATCAAAGCCAAACTGGACATTGTTCAGTCCATGATGGATTGCTTGTATGCAAAAT GTATTCCATATATCACAGACTGTGTGATGGCTGAGATTGAAAAGCTTGGAATGAAGTACAGAGTTGCACTCAG GATAGCCAAGGATCCGAGGTTTGAGCACCTGCCTTGCACACACAAGGGAACATATGCTGATGACTGTTTAGTCCAACGGGTAACACAG CACAAGTGTTACATCCTGGCCACTGTGGACAGAGATCTAAAGAGAAGAGTGAGGAAGATCCCTGGAGTGCCCATCATGTACATCTCAAACCACAG GTACAATATAGAACGGATGCCTGATGACTATGGTGCTCCAAGGTTTTAA
- the arel1 gene encoding apoptosis-resistant E3 ubiquitin protein ligase 1 isoform X1: MDRCFFLTFLCCSLSWIFFWEVRWKKGKESQIEEWLQEHSLSQYRHLFEDVQTLEELSLSVLSRLEEVVKEQQCWREIAEAHIQLLRDFAFQEWLCSQNLEHYYHTLKTLGYMNLDDLSQFDSQLQLSVAAWGYYYEDYIRLSTGIKIFQTSRGNRDQDYEIRLVHSLAERRLNEKWSIAGALIFGCTVALCFLIRDLMFYVIGGITVSIIAFVFTIKFLCELAARVVSFLQNEDPGRRGDRSIYDYVRGNYLDPRSCKVSWDWKEPQEVGQTMSFRVQLFYKNGQPFPAHRPVGLRVNITHIELALDIPVTQEVLQEPESNVVKVAFTVRKAGRYEVAVKLGGLNVAYSPYYKIFQPGTVVPSKTKIAYHFSTLVLTNGQQHTLQIEPRDEYGNPTSNSTSLTDETNYSVHVHSLGTVDDDSLEEYYSKSVSLNKQQCQVLLRLTLKRTGCFRARISYKDQPLSNGEFDIIVLSENEKACVEKNVSTPGISIYFEAYLYSSGNYSSSSWQLPASSLLAPQRRPSMGEEEDEHDSPVEGQPEKVKKPKKVYCYISPKQLSVKEFYLKIIPWRLFTFRVCPGTKFTYYGPDPVHKYLTLVVDDGIQPPVELSCKDRNIMAATFIRFLHKNIGGSETFQDKVNFFQRELRHIHSKRPRTKTCLKITRHAILDSSLKTTRNFSVSDWSKNFEVVFQDEEALDWGGPRREWFELICKTLFDTSNQLFTRFSDNNQGLVHPNPDRPAHLRLKMYEFAGRIVGKCLYESALGGAYKQLVRARFTRSFLAQIIGLRMNYKYFETDDQEFYKTKVCFILNNDVSEMDLVFAEEKYSKSGQLEKVVELISGGAQIAVTNENKMHYLNLLAQYRLASQVRDEVEHFLKGLNELVPENLLAIFDENELELLMCGTGDINVQDFKAHAVIVGGSWHFREKVMKWFWAVVSSFTQEELARLLQFTTGSSQLPPGGFNTLCPSFQIIAAPTHSTLPTAHTCFNQLCLPTYDSYEELHKMLKLAISEGSEGFGML, from the exons ATGGACCGCTGCTTCTTCCTGAccttcctctgttgctcactGTCGTGGATCTTCTTCTGGGAAGTGCGCtggaagaaaggaaaagagagtcAGATTGAGGAATGGCTCCAAGAACATAGCCTCTCTCAATacagacatttatttgaag ATGTACAAACGTTGGAGGAACTAAGTCTGAGTGTACTGAGTCGTCTGGAAGAGGTGGTGAAGGAACAGCAGTGCTGGAGGGAAATTGCAGAGGCCCACATCCAGCTGCTCCGAGACTTTGCCTTCCAGGAGTGGCTTTGTTCCCAGAACCTGGAGCACTACTACCATAC ACTGAAGACCTTGGGTTATATGAATCTGGATGATCTGTCTCAGTTTGACAGTCAACTGCAGCTGTCTGTAGCTGCCTGGGGCTACTACTACGAAGACTACATAAGGTTGTCTACAGGCATCAAGATCTTCCAGACATCCAGGGGGAATCGTGACCAGGACTACGAGATCCGGCTGGTGCACAGTCTTGCTGAGAGGCGTCTGAATGAGAAGTGGTCAATTG CGGGAGCTCTCATATTTGGCTGTACTGTGGCGCTGTGCTTTTTGATAAGGGACCTCATGTTTTACGTGATTG GTGGAATTACTGTTTCCATCATAGCGTTTGTCTTTACCATCAAGTTCCTCTGTGAGCTTGCAGCGAGGGTGGTTAGCTTCCTGCAGAATGAGGATCCAGGGCGACGCGGTGACCGCAGCATCTACGACTATGTCCGGGGCAACTATCTGGACCCACGTTCCTGCAAGGTGTCTTGGGATTGGAAGGAACCGCAGGAAGTGGGGCAGACTATGAGCTTTAGAGTCCAG CTGTTCTATAAGAATGGCCAGCCTTTCCCAGCCCACCGGCCTGTGGGACTGAGAGTCAACATCACCCACATTGAATTGGCTCTGGACATCCCTGTTACACAGGAGGTTCTGCAAGAACCAGAGTCCAATGTAGTCAAAGTAGCCTTCACAGTGCGAAAGGCTGGACGCTATGAGGTTGCCGTCAAGCTGGGTGGCCTCAATGTGGCCTACAGCCcttattataaaatatttcagcCAG GTACAGTTGTCCCATCAAAAACCAAGATAGCCTACCATTTCTCCACCCTGGTGCTAACAAATGGCCAACAGCACACTTTGCAGATTGAACCCAGGGATGAGTATGGAAACCCCACCAGTAACTCCACATCTCTCACAGATGAAACCAACTACAGTGTCCATGTGCACTCT CTGGGCACGGTGGATGATGACAGTCTAGAGGAATACTACAGTAAGTCAGTCTCACTCAACAAGCAGCAGTGCCAGGTCCTGCTGAGACTGACCCTGAAGAGGACGGGTTGTTTCAGGGCCCGCATTTCCTACAAGGACCAGCCTCTCAGCAATGGGGAATTTGACATTATTGTTCTCAGTG AGAATGAGAAGGCCTGTGTGGAGAAGAATGTTTCCACTCCAGGCATAAGTATCTACTTTGAGGCTTACCTTTACAGCAGTGGGAACTACAGCAGTTCTTCATGGCAGTTACCAGCCTCCTCTTTGCTAGCACCCCAGAGAAGGCCCTCCatgggagaagaggaggacgagcaTGACTCTCCTGTGGAGGGACAACCTGAGAAGGTCAAGAAACCAAAAAAGGTCTACTGTTACATATCGCCAAAG CAACTATCCGTGAAAGAGTTCTACCTGAAAATTATTCCGTGGCGCCTTTTCACCTTTCGAGTATGTCCAGGAACAAAG TTTACCTACTATGGTCCTGACCCGGTTCACAAGTACCTAACTCTAGTGGTGGATGATGGGATACAGCCTCCTGTGGAGCTCAGCTGCAAAGACAGGAACATCATGGCTGCCACCTTCATTCGCTTCCTGCACAAGAACATTG GTGGCTCAGAAACCTTCCAAGACAAGGTGAACTTCTTCCAACGTGAACTCAGGCACATCCACTCCAAGAGACCTCGCACCAAGACCTGCCTAAAAATCACTCGACACGCCATTCTAGATTCA TCCTTGAAGACTACAAGGAACTTCTCAGTGTCAGACTGGAGTAAGAACTTTGAGGTCGTCTTTCAGGATGAGGAAG ctctggaCTGGGGCGGACCTCGCAGAGAGTGGTTTGAGCTGATTTGTAAGACCCTCTTCGACACCTCCAACCAGCTGTTCACCCGCTTCAGTGACAACAACCAGGGCCTT GTACACCCAAATCCTGACCGGCCAGCCCATCTGCGTCTAAAAATGTATGAGTTTGCAGGCCGTATCGTAGGGAAGTGCCTGTATGAGTCTGCACTCGGTGGAGCCTACAAACAGCTGGTACGAGCTCGCTTCACACGCTCCTTCTTGGCCCAGATCATTGGCCTCAGGATGAACTACAAG TACTTTGAGACAGACGACCAGGAGTTCTACAAAACTAAAGTCTGCTTCATCCTAAACAATGACGTGAGTGAAATGGACCTGGTGTTTGCTGAGGAGAAGTACAGCAAGTCAGGACAGCTGGAGAAG GTGGTGGAACTGATATCAGGGGGAGCTCAGATTGCCGTTACCAATGAAAACAAGATGCATTATCTCAACCTGCTGGCCCAGTACAGACTGGCCAGCCAGGTGAGAGATGAGGTGGAACACTTCCTGAAAG GTTTGAACGAACTGGTTCCAGAAAACCTGCTAGCCATATTTGATGAAAATGAGTTGGAG CTGTTGATGTGTGGCACCGGTGATATAAACGTGCAGGACTTCAAGGCCCATGCTGTGATTGTCGGAGGGTCGTGGCACTTCAGAGAGAAA GTGATGAAGTGGTTCTGGGCTGTGGTGTCCAGCTTCACTCAGGAGGAGTTGGCTCGTCTGCTGCAGTTCACCACCGGCTCCTCTCAGCTTCCCCCTGGGGGTTTCAACACCCTTTGCCCCTCCTTCCAAATCATCGCTGCCCCCACACACAGCACCTTGCCCACTGCACACACGTG TTTTAACCAGCTGTGCCTCCCTACCTATGACTCCTATGAGGAGCTGCAT
- the arel1 gene encoding apoptosis-resistant E3 ubiquitin protein ligase 1 isoform X2, translated as MNLDDLSQFDSQLQLSVAAWGYYYEDYIRLSTGIKIFQTSRGNRDQDYEIRLVHSLAERRLNEKWSIAGALIFGCTVALCFLIRDLMFYVIGGITVSIIAFVFTIKFLCELAARVVSFLQNEDPGRRGDRSIYDYVRGNYLDPRSCKVSWDWKEPQEVGQTMSFRVQLFYKNGQPFPAHRPVGLRVNITHIELALDIPVTQEVLQEPESNVVKVAFTVRKAGRYEVAVKLGGLNVAYSPYYKIFQPGTVVPSKTKIAYHFSTLVLTNGQQHTLQIEPRDEYGNPTSNSTSLTDETNYSVHVHSLGTVDDDSLEEYYSKSVSLNKQQCQVLLRLTLKRTGCFRARISYKDQPLSNGEFDIIVLSENEKACVEKNVSTPGISIYFEAYLYSSGNYSSSSWQLPASSLLAPQRRPSMGEEEDEHDSPVEGQPEKVKKPKKVYCYISPKQLSVKEFYLKIIPWRLFTFRVCPGTKFTYYGPDPVHKYLTLVVDDGIQPPVELSCKDRNIMAATFIRFLHKNIGGSETFQDKVNFFQRELRHIHSKRPRTKTCLKITRHAILDSSLKTTRNFSVSDWSKNFEVVFQDEEALDWGGPRREWFELICKTLFDTSNQLFTRFSDNNQGLVHPNPDRPAHLRLKMYEFAGRIVGKCLYESALGGAYKQLVRARFTRSFLAQIIGLRMNYKYFETDDQEFYKTKVCFILNNDVSEMDLVFAEEKYSKSGQLEKVVELISGGAQIAVTNENKMHYLNLLAQYRLASQVRDEVEHFLKGLNELVPENLLAIFDENELELLMCGTGDINVQDFKAHAVIVGGSWHFREKVMKWFWAVVSSFTQEELARLLQFTTGSSQLPPGGFNTLCPSFQIIAAPTHSTLPTAHTCFNQLCLPTYDSYEELHKMLKLAISEGSEGFGML; from the exons ATGAATCTGGATGATCTGTCTCAGTTTGACAGTCAACTGCAGCTGTCTGTAGCTGCCTGGGGCTACTACTACGAAGACTACATAAGGTTGTCTACAGGCATCAAGATCTTCCAGACATCCAGGGGGAATCGTGACCAGGACTACGAGATCCGGCTGGTGCACAGTCTTGCTGAGAGGCGTCTGAATGAGAAGTGGTCAATTG CGGGAGCTCTCATATTTGGCTGTACTGTGGCGCTGTGCTTTTTGATAAGGGACCTCATGTTTTACGTGATTG GTGGAATTACTGTTTCCATCATAGCGTTTGTCTTTACCATCAAGTTCCTCTGTGAGCTTGCAGCGAGGGTGGTTAGCTTCCTGCAGAATGAGGATCCAGGGCGACGCGGTGACCGCAGCATCTACGACTATGTCCGGGGCAACTATCTGGACCCACGTTCCTGCAAGGTGTCTTGGGATTGGAAGGAACCGCAGGAAGTGGGGCAGACTATGAGCTTTAGAGTCCAG CTGTTCTATAAGAATGGCCAGCCTTTCCCAGCCCACCGGCCTGTGGGACTGAGAGTCAACATCACCCACATTGAATTGGCTCTGGACATCCCTGTTACACAGGAGGTTCTGCAAGAACCAGAGTCCAATGTAGTCAAAGTAGCCTTCACAGTGCGAAAGGCTGGACGCTATGAGGTTGCCGTCAAGCTGGGTGGCCTCAATGTGGCCTACAGCCcttattataaaatatttcagcCAG GTACAGTTGTCCCATCAAAAACCAAGATAGCCTACCATTTCTCCACCCTGGTGCTAACAAATGGCCAACAGCACACTTTGCAGATTGAACCCAGGGATGAGTATGGAAACCCCACCAGTAACTCCACATCTCTCACAGATGAAACCAACTACAGTGTCCATGTGCACTCT CTGGGCACGGTGGATGATGACAGTCTAGAGGAATACTACAGTAAGTCAGTCTCACTCAACAAGCAGCAGTGCCAGGTCCTGCTGAGACTGACCCTGAAGAGGACGGGTTGTTTCAGGGCCCGCATTTCCTACAAGGACCAGCCTCTCAGCAATGGGGAATTTGACATTATTGTTCTCAGTG AGAATGAGAAGGCCTGTGTGGAGAAGAATGTTTCCACTCCAGGCATAAGTATCTACTTTGAGGCTTACCTTTACAGCAGTGGGAACTACAGCAGTTCTTCATGGCAGTTACCAGCCTCCTCTTTGCTAGCACCCCAGAGAAGGCCCTCCatgggagaagaggaggacgagcaTGACTCTCCTGTGGAGGGACAACCTGAGAAGGTCAAGAAACCAAAAAAGGTCTACTGTTACATATCGCCAAAG CAACTATCCGTGAAAGAGTTCTACCTGAAAATTATTCCGTGGCGCCTTTTCACCTTTCGAGTATGTCCAGGAACAAAG TTTACCTACTATGGTCCTGACCCGGTTCACAAGTACCTAACTCTAGTGGTGGATGATGGGATACAGCCTCCTGTGGAGCTCAGCTGCAAAGACAGGAACATCATGGCTGCCACCTTCATTCGCTTCCTGCACAAGAACATTG GTGGCTCAGAAACCTTCCAAGACAAGGTGAACTTCTTCCAACGTGAACTCAGGCACATCCACTCCAAGAGACCTCGCACCAAGACCTGCCTAAAAATCACTCGACACGCCATTCTAGATTCA TCCTTGAAGACTACAAGGAACTTCTCAGTGTCAGACTGGAGTAAGAACTTTGAGGTCGTCTTTCAGGATGAGGAAG ctctggaCTGGGGCGGACCTCGCAGAGAGTGGTTTGAGCTGATTTGTAAGACCCTCTTCGACACCTCCAACCAGCTGTTCACCCGCTTCAGTGACAACAACCAGGGCCTT GTACACCCAAATCCTGACCGGCCAGCCCATCTGCGTCTAAAAATGTATGAGTTTGCAGGCCGTATCGTAGGGAAGTGCCTGTATGAGTCTGCACTCGGTGGAGCCTACAAACAGCTGGTACGAGCTCGCTTCACACGCTCCTTCTTGGCCCAGATCATTGGCCTCAGGATGAACTACAAG TACTTTGAGACAGACGACCAGGAGTTCTACAAAACTAAAGTCTGCTTCATCCTAAACAATGACGTGAGTGAAATGGACCTGGTGTTTGCTGAGGAGAAGTACAGCAAGTCAGGACAGCTGGAGAAG GTGGTGGAACTGATATCAGGGGGAGCTCAGATTGCCGTTACCAATGAAAACAAGATGCATTATCTCAACCTGCTGGCCCAGTACAGACTGGCCAGCCAGGTGAGAGATGAGGTGGAACACTTCCTGAAAG GTTTGAACGAACTGGTTCCAGAAAACCTGCTAGCCATATTTGATGAAAATGAGTTGGAG CTGTTGATGTGTGGCACCGGTGATATAAACGTGCAGGACTTCAAGGCCCATGCTGTGATTGTCGGAGGGTCGTGGCACTTCAGAGAGAAA GTGATGAAGTGGTTCTGGGCTGTGGTGTCCAGCTTCACTCAGGAGGAGTTGGCTCGTCTGCTGCAGTTCACCACCGGCTCCTCTCAGCTTCCCCCTGGGGGTTTCAACACCCTTTGCCCCTCCTTCCAAATCATCGCTGCCCCCACACACAGCACCTTGCCCACTGCACACACGTG TTTTAACCAGCTGTGCCTCCCTACCTATGACTCCTATGAGGAGCTGCAT